Proteins encoded in a region of the Pseudomonas sp. PDNC002 genome:
- the rtcA gene encoding RNA 3'-terminal phosphate cyclase: MNKDLIELDGAEGGGQILRSALSLSMITGKPLRIVNIRGRRSRPGLLRQHLTAVRAAAEICGAAVEGDELGSRSLTFRPGAIRGGDYRFAIGSAGSAVLVLQTLLPALLFADGPSSLAISGGTHNPLAPPADFIERSWLPLLRRMGAEVNFELLRHGFMPAGGGELRVQVEAGELQPLHLPGAGNERSRSARALLAAIPSHVADRELERVTRHQEWRAASTQVVRLPEDQGPGNALLLEVECEQLTLVFCAFGQSGVSAERVASQALRQADDWRRSGTSVEEHLADQLLLPMALAGGGSFTTPGLSDHLLSNRAVIEAFLPVRIDCAQHASAGQHIRITPA, from the coding sequence ATGAACAAGGACCTGATCGAACTCGACGGCGCCGAAGGCGGCGGGCAGATCCTGCGCAGCGCGCTGAGCCTGTCGATGATCACCGGCAAGCCGTTGCGCATCGTCAATATCCGTGGCCGGCGCTCGCGGCCGGGGCTGTTGCGCCAGCACCTGACGGCCGTGCGCGCGGCGGCGGAAATCTGCGGCGCGGCGGTGGAAGGCGATGAGCTGGGTTCGCGCAGCCTGACCTTCCGCCCCGGCGCGATTCGTGGCGGTGACTACCGCTTCGCCATTGGCAGCGCGGGCAGTGCCGTGCTGGTGTTGCAGACGCTGCTGCCGGCCCTGCTGTTCGCCGATGGGCCGAGCAGCCTGGCGATCAGCGGCGGCACGCACAATCCACTGGCACCGCCGGCGGACTTCATCGAGCGCAGCTGGCTACCGCTGCTGCGGCGCATGGGCGCGGAGGTGAACTTCGAGTTGCTGCGCCATGGCTTCATGCCGGCCGGCGGCGGTGAGCTGCGGGTGCAAGTGGAGGCCGGTGAGCTGCAGCCGCTGCATCTGCCGGGTGCCGGCAACGAGCGCTCGCGCTCGGCCCGTGCGCTGCTGGCGGCGATTCCCAGCCACGTGGCGGATCGCGAGCTGGAACGAGTGACGCGGCATCAGGAATGGCGGGCGGCGTCCACGCAGGTTGTGCGGCTACCGGAAGACCAGGGCCCGGGCAACGCGCTGTTGCTGGAAGTCGAGTGCGAGCAACTGACCCTGGTGTTCTGCGCCTTCGGCCAATCCGGGGTCAGCGCCGAACGCGTCGCCAGCCAGGCGCTGCGCCAGGCCGATGACTGGCGTCGCAGCGGCACCAGCGTCGAGGAGCACCTCGCCGACCAGTTGCTGCTGCCCATGGCCCTGGCCGGCGGCGGCAGCTTCACCACGCCCGGGCTGAGCGATCATTTGCTGAGCAACCGCGCGGTGATCGAAGCCTTCCTGCCAGTGCGCATCGACTGCGCGCAGCATGCATCGGCTGGCCAGCACATCCGCATCACGCCGGCTTGA